A stretch of the Ictidomys tridecemlineatus isolate mIctTri1 chromosome 5, mIctTri1.hap1, whole genome shotgun sequence genome encodes the following:
- the Clec14a gene encoding C-type lectin domain family 14 member A encodes MRPALALCLLCQAFWPRPGGGEHPTADRAGCSASGACYSLHHATIKRLAAEEACSLRGGSLSTVHGGAELRAVLALLRAGPGPGGGSKDLLFWVALERRRSNCTLENEPLRGFSWLSPDSGESENDTLPWVKEPQLSCTVRSCAGLQATGGVEPAGWKEMRCHSRANGYLCKYKFESLCPAPRPGAASNLSYRAPFQMYSSSLDFSPPGTKVSARCSGELSISATCVEEENGAHWEGLPTGAVLCPCPGRYLRAGRCSELPNCLDALGNFACECAAGFQLGKDRRSCVTKWEGQPTSGGTTGLTRLQLFTEGSPVPKRPSSPPVREKPGEIPHATGKDSSATSVSEILQWGTQSTTSTLQMSPGIKSKATITPSGSVTPTFNSTSSSLIPHSLDSSSTVVFILVSIAVVVLVILTMTVLGLFKLCFHKSPQSSSRKGPLAPGGKETDAETATLPSGSAHCTDNGVKVRNSGVLDRAEGPSLAGSSLGSSNT; translated from the coding sequence ATGAGGCCGGCTCTCGCCTTGTGTCTCCTCTGTCAGGCGTTCTGGCCCAGGCCTGGTGGTGGCGAGCACCCTACCGCCGACCGCGCGGGTTGCTCAGCCTCTGGGGCTTGCTACAGTCTACACCACGCTACCATCAAGCGGCTGGCGGCCGAGGAGGCCTGCAGCCTGCGCGGCGGGTCTCTCAGCACAGTGCATGGTGGTGCTGAGCTGCGTGCAGTGCTCGCGCTCCTAAGGGCAGGCCCCGGGCCTGGAGGAGGCTCCAAAGACCTTCTGTTCTGGGTCGCCTTGGAGCGCAGACGTTCCAACTGCACCCTGGAGAACGAGCCATTGCGGGGTTTCTCCTGGTTGTCCCCTGACTCCGGAGAGTCCGAAAATGACACGCTGCCGTGGGTGAAGGAGCCACAACTCTCTTGTACTGTGCGGAGTTGCGCGGGACTCCAGGCCACCGGTGGGGTGGAGCCCGCGGGCTGGAAGGAGATGCGTTGCCACTCGCGCGCCAACGGCTACCTGTGCAAGTACAAGTTTGAGAGTTTGTGCCCTGCGCCGCGCCCCGGGGCTGCGTCTAACTTGAGCTATCGCGCTCCCTTCCAGATGTACAGCTCCTCTTTGGACTTCAGTCCTCCTGGGACCAAGGTGAGTGCACGCTGCTCGGGGGAGCTCTCCATCTCAGCCACCTGCGTCGAGGAAGAGAATGGCGCTCATTGGGAAGGGCTCCCCACTGGGGCGGTGCTCTGTCCCTGCCCCGGGAGGTATCTCCGTGCCGGCAGATGCTCAGAGCTCCCTAACTGCCTAGATGCCTTGGGAAACTTTGCCTGTGAATGTGCTGCAGGCTTCCAGTTGGGGAAAGACAGACGCTCTTGTGTGACAAAGTGGGAAGGACAGCCGACCTCTGGGGGAACCACGGGGCTCACCAGGCTCCAGCTGTTCACTGAAGGCAGCCCAGTGCCAAAGAGACCGTCGTCACCTCCAGTCCGTGAGAAGCCAGGAGAGATACCCCATGCCACTGGAAAAGACAGTTCTGCAACATCTGTTTCTGAGATTCTTCAGTGGGGAACACAGAGCACCACATCGACCCTTCAAATGTCCCCTGGAATCAAGTCAAAGGCCACCATCACCCCATCAGGAAGCGTGACCCCCACGTTTAATTCCACATCTTCCTCTCTCATTCCCCATTCTTTGGACTCCTCATCCACCGTGGTCTTCATACTCGTGAGCATAGCAGTAGTAGTTTTGGTGATCTTGACTATGACAGTGCTGGGgcttttcaaactctgctttcacaAGAGCCCTCAGTCCTCATCAAGGAAGGGGCCTTTGGCCCCGGGGGGCAAGGAGACTGATGCTGAGACCGCTACTTTGCCTTCTGGTTCTGCACATTGCACAGACAATGGGGTGAAGGTCAGGAACTCTGGTGTGCTGGACAGAGCAGAGGGCCCCTCGCTGGCAGGGTCCTCCCTTGGCTCTAGCAACACGTAG